From Firmicutes bacterium CAG:345, the proteins below share one genomic window:
- a CDS encoding fOG: HPt domain (product inferred by homology to UniProt) has protein sequence MNSEEFYKAINGDYLNTLNRLGNEQIVSHFIKEFKNDQTFNNLRTSYENHNIENAFLAVHTLKGICANLGFKELEKKASTLTEILRKRTFENSEEAYKEVVITYNKIFEFLKQY, from the coding sequence ATGAATAGCGAAGAATTTTATAAAGCCATTAATGGCGATTATTTAAATACTTTAAATAGATTAGGAAATGAACAAATTGTTTCTCATTTCATAAAAGAATTCAAAAACGATCAAACATTTAATAATCTTCGTACATCTTATGAAAATCACAACATCGAAAATGCTTTTCTAGCCGTTCATACTTTAAAAGGCATCTGCGCCAATCTTGGTTTCAAAGAATTAGAAAAAAAGGCTTCAACTCTTACAGAAATATTAAGAAAAAGAACATTTGAAAACTCCGAAGAAGCCTATAAAGAAGTTGTAATTACCTATAATAAAATCTTTGAATTTTTAAAACAATATTAA
- a CDS encoding dNA repair exonuclease (product inferred by homology to UniProt) yields MKIIHTADLHLASPFSYLPKEKRKIKNVYLSQNFENLIKYAKKNNINHIILSGDIFDSNRPSLNIKSFFYNQIEAHPSITFYYLKGNHDIEASLNVELNNLKTFKEIWTTYEIDNVTITGIEINGDIEDYIYKSLTLNANKFNIVMMHGQIINSASSNKKLISLPKLKDKNIDYLALGHIHKYSEMALDEKGIAIYPGCLEGRGFDELGPKGFVVIDTETKKYNFHQLTNREVIEQEINLSDTTSEVAALKKIENEINLIDKDNIFRLILKGDINYNYDNLEERLHSLYSNKFFYFETKIFLHEKIDIENLKKGVSLKSEFFKIVDEDKNTSKEDKEEIYNLAMNLFNGEEIN; encoded by the coding sequence ATGAAAATTATCCACACTGCCGATCTTCATCTTGCTTCTCCTTTTTCTTATTTGCCTAAAGAAAAAAGAAAAATAAAAAATGTTTATTTAAGCCAAAATTTTGAAAATCTAATTAAATACGCTAAAAAAAATAATATCAATCATATTATTCTATCAGGAGATATATTCGATAGTAATAGACCTTCATTAAACATTAAGTCTTTTTTCTATAACCAAATAGAGGCTCATCCTTCTATTACTTTTTATTATCTTAAAGGCAATCATGATATAGAAGCTTCGCTGAATGTAGAACTCAACAATTTAAAAACATTCAAAGAAATATGGACAACATATGAAATAGATAATGTTACTATAACTGGTATAGAAATTAACGGCGATATAGAAGATTATATTTATAAATCTCTTACTTTAAATGCTAATAAATTTAATATTGTCATGATGCATGGTCAAATTATAAATTCTGCTAGTTCAAACAAAAAATTAATTTCTTTGCCTAAATTAAAAGATAAAAATATCGATTATCTAGCACTAGGACATATACATAAATATAGCGAAATGGCATTAGATGAAAAAGGAATAGCCATTTATCCTGGATGTTTAGAAGGAAGAGGTTTTGATGAACTTGGTCCTAAAGGTTTTGTAGTTATAGATACTGAAACAAAAAAATATAACTTTCATCAATTAACAAATAGAGAAGTTATCGAACAAGAGATCAATTTAAGCGATACAACATCAGAAGTTGCAGCTCTAAAAAAGATTGAAAATGAAATAAACCTAATAGATAAAGACAACATTTTCCGCCTAATACTAAAAGGAGATATCAATTATAACTATGATAATCTTGAAGAGAGGTTACACTCATTATATAGCAATAAATTCTTCTACTTTGAAACTAAAATTTTTCTTCATGAAAAAATAGATATTGAAAATCTTAAAAAAGGTGTCTCTTTAAAAAGTGAATTTTTTAAAATAGTCGACGAAGACAAAAATACTAGTAAAGAAGACAAAGAAGAAATATACAATTTAGCTATGAACCTTTTTAATGGTGAGGAGATAAACTGA
- a CDS encoding putative uncharacterized protein (product inferred by homology to UniProt), with protein MKLISCHIENFGQLQNKDYAFNDNLTCIYENNGAGKTTLAAFIKAMFYGLESTKKTDKNFGDRLHYYPFSNGKFGGYLILNAFDKEYRIERYFDKTSSTKDTLKIFNQETHEEETSITDVGEFFFGIDKEAFERTIFINSLSLETKTTSSINKKLNNLIDDTNDDNNYEKNIKELEELLKKYTNTRSNKKGELQQEINNLHDAQKQEQSLLLIQGKMDELYTSLDEERKKKTDLEDKIKKQREIDLKLKEWETYETYLKEIEDLKNTQEKIISLYPYGLPSLEEISSIENEITNVTKNEASLKALNFNQNDFEKLNFYQTKYVENLDEKSLNELLSLKEKYKNIENKISSNSIFPDKEKLDNLEKKYANKIPSSVKFEEISNKIKELDKISLEKSNLEQEYPESQISEYSRMFYKDTLPSENEIETLKNNIDKYKQNNDHINSLNEQLAETKGKQNLKLVAVILVVIGILLIAGGITSFILNNLILGIAGNVVGIILSGISIFLLLKKQSTPLENKEKKLIKEENLELGKSIKETFNKYIIFEEDYQKALQILISSKDNFQKYLSKKKTIDDAIYLALQKEISSFFSNYSIYSENYYEALEKCKSEINSLYELQEKEKKYIEAKKSFEEEKINLIKDINSILSPLKEHSFNNSLELENIYDNCKEYNSINSRYLEYVRKKEEYSAILNTSQNTIDQFKTKYHIFEDIGSYLKNLSSNSNTLKNDKKNLEEKIEQAKTYKEKNKLLEKPQKSEISIEKLDLEKDAILLKIKNLEKAITENENELLTLPDIKNTIQDTHNKIQNIKHRIEIIEKTIFFFTTAENNLKNRFITPIYSSYTTYIQDFDSILKKGTSMDFNLNISFDIQGELKSYQHLSQGLLSILEVSLRFALIDNMYKKEKPSIILDDPFVYLDKDNLQIAKKVLQNLAKQNQIIYFCCHESRKI; from the coding sequence ATGAAATTAATATCATGTCACATTGAAAACTTTGGACAATTACAAAATAAAGACTATGCGTTCAACGATAATTTAACCTGTATCTATGAAAATAATGGTGCAGGAAAAACAACGCTAGCCGCTTTTATAAAAGCGATGTTTTATGGTCTTGAAAGCACCAAAAAAACAGACAAAAATTTTGGGGATCGCCTTCATTATTATCCTTTTTCTAATGGAAAATTTGGCGGATATTTAATTCTTAATGCCTTCGATAAAGAATATAGAATTGAAAGATATTTTGATAAAACTTCTTCTACTAAAGATACACTTAAAATATTCAATCAAGAAACACATGAAGAAGAGACTTCAATAACAGATGTTGGAGAATTCTTTTTTGGAATTGATAAAGAAGCTTTTGAAAGAACAATTTTTATAAATTCATTAAGCTTAGAAACAAAGACCACTTCTTCAATAAACAAAAAATTAAACAATTTAATCGATGATACAAACGATGATAATAATTACGAAAAAAACATCAAAGAACTCGAAGAATTATTAAAGAAATATACTAATACTCGATCAAATAAAAAAGGAGAACTTCAACAAGAAATTAACAATCTTCACGATGCACAAAAACAAGAGCAATCACTTTTATTAATCCAAGGCAAAATGGATGAACTCTATACATCATTAGATGAAGAAAGAAAGAAAAAAACAGATTTAGAAGATAAAATAAAAAAACAAAGAGAAATCGATTTAAAATTAAAAGAATGGGAAACATATGAAACTTATCTTAAAGAAATAGAAGATTTAAAAAACACCCAAGAAAAAATTATATCTCTTTATCCTTATGGTCTTCCTTCACTAGAAGAAATTTCATCAATCGAAAATGAAATAACTAATGTTACGAAAAATGAAGCTAGTCTAAAAGCATTAAATTTCAATCAAAATGATTTTGAAAAACTTAATTTTTATCAGACAAAATATGTTGAAAATCTTGATGAAAAAAGTTTAAACGAACTTCTTTCGTTGAAAGAAAAATACAAAAACATTGAAAATAAAATCTCTTCTAATTCTATTTTTCCAGATAAAGAAAAACTGGATAATTTAGAAAAAAAGTATGCTAACAAAATTCCAAGTTCCGTAAAATTTGAAGAAATATCAAACAAAATTAAAGAGCTCGATAAAATTTCATTAGAAAAAAGTAACTTAGAGCAAGAATATCCAGAATCACAAATATCCGAATATTCGCGAATGTTTTATAAAGATACTCTTCCATCAGAAAATGAAATAGAAACATTAAAGAATAATATCGATAAATATAAACAAAATAATGACCATATTAATTCTTTAAATGAACAACTAGCAGAAACAAAAGGAAAACAAAATTTAAAATTAGTTGCTGTAATATTAGTGGTTATTGGAATCTTATTAATTGCTGGAGGAATCACAAGTTTCATTTTAAATAATCTTATTTTAGGAATTGCTGGAAATGTCGTTGGAATCATTTTATCCGGAATATCAATTTTCCTGCTATTAAAAAAACAATCAACACCCTTAGAAAACAAAGAAAAAAAACTCATAAAAGAAGAGAATCTTGAATTAGGAAAATCAATAAAAGAAACCTTTAATAAATATATAATCTTTGAAGAAGATTATCAAAAGGCCTTGCAAATTTTAATTAGTAGCAAAGATAATTTTCAAAAATATCTTTCAAAGAAAAAAACAATCGATGATGCAATTTATCTCGCATTACAAAAAGAGATTTCTTCTTTCTTTTCTAACTATAGTATTTACTCAGAAAATTATTACGAAGCTCTAGAAAAATGCAAATCTGAAATAAATAGCCTTTATGAACTTCAAGAAAAAGAAAAGAAATATATAGAAGCTAAAAAATCTTTCGAAGAAGAAAAAATTAATTTGATAAAAGATATTAATTCTATACTTTCCCCTTTAAAAGAACATTCGTTCAATAATTCCTTAGAATTAGAAAATATTTATGATAATTGTAAAGAATATAACTCAATTAATTCTCGTTATTTAGAATATGTAAGGAAAAAAGAAGAATATTCTGCTATTTTAAATACCTCTCAAAATACAATTGATCAATTTAAAACAAAATATCATATTTTCGAAGATATAGGTTCTTATTTAAAAAATTTATCTTCAAATAGTAACACACTAAAAAACGACAAAAAAAATCTAGAAGAAAAAATTGAACAAGCAAAAACTTATAAAGAAAAAAATAAACTATTAGAAAAGCCTCAAAAAAGTGAAATATCTATTGAAAAATTAGACTTGGAAAAAGATGCTATTTTATTGAAAATTAAAAATTTAGAAAAAGCAATCACAGAAAACGAAAATGAATTACTAACTCTTCCAGATATTAAAAATACAATTCAAGATACCCATAATAAAATTCAAAATATCAAACATCGTATTGAGATAATTGAAAAAACAATATTCTTTTTTACAACTGCAGAAAACAATTTAAAAAATCGTTTCATTACTCCTATATACTCTTCATATACTACCTATATTCAAGATTTTGATTCAATTTTAAAGAAGGGAACTTCAATGGATTTCAATTTGAATATATCATTTGATATCCAAGGTGAATTAAAAAGTTATCAACATTTATCTCAAGGTCTTTTATCAATTCTTGAAGTTTCTTTAAGATTCGCCTTAATTGACAACATGTATAAAAAAGAGAAACCATCAATTATTCTCGATGATCCTTTTGTCTATCTTGATAAAGATAACTTGCAAATTGCAAAAAAAGTATTGCAAAATCTCGCAAAACAAAATCAAATAATTTACTTTTGCTGTCATGAAAGTAGAAAAATATAA
- a CDS encoding putative uncharacterized protein (product inferred by homology to UniProt), with amino-acid sequence MKTNLKTQWKEFVLLTRSIPAVVVALFIVSIIAMNLLANKSINMPVSWLALDAGILLSWVSFLTMDIVTKHYGPKASTELAVLGIVINLLLCFVFFIASIIPGMWGESFVEGSEDIINGALDHTFGGTWYVLLGSTTAFLVSAIVNNFLNFALGKFVKKDNFFSFIFRTYISTAVGQFVDNLTFAFIVSYVFFGWSITQCFMCAATGAVVELLCEVIFSPLGYRIVQKWKKDEVGKEYFAFIEANKNS; translated from the coding sequence ATGAAAACAAACCTCAAAACACAGTGGAAAGAATTTGTACTTCTTACAAGAAGTATTCCCGCTGTAGTCGTCGCTCTATTTATCGTCTCAATTATTGCTATGAATTTATTAGCAAATAAAAGCATTAATATGCCAGTATCATGGTTAGCTTTAGATGCGGGAATCTTATTATCATGGGTTTCTTTTTTAACAATGGATATTGTTACTAAGCATTATGGTCCTAAAGCTTCTACTGAATTAGCTGTTTTAGGAATTGTTATAAATTTATTATTATGCTTTGTATTTTTTATAGCTAGTATTATTCCAGGTATGTGGGGTGAATCTTTTGTTGAAGGAAGTGAAGATATAATCAACGGAGCTTTAGATCATACCTTCGGTGGTACATGGTATGTTTTATTAGGATCTACTACGGCTTTTTTGGTATCAGCTATCGTCAATAATTTTTTGAATTTTGCTTTGGGAAAGTTTGTAAAAAAGGATAATTTCTTTTCCTTTATTTTTAGAACATATATTTCAACTGCTGTAGGTCAATTTGTCGATAATTTAACTTTTGCTTTTATTGTTTCATATGTATTCTTTGGCTGGTCTATCACACAATGTTTTATGTGTGCAGCAACAGGCGCAGTTGTTGAACTCTTATGTGAAGTTATTTTTTCCCCTTTAGGCTATCGGATAGTTCAAAAATGGAAAAAAGATGAAGTTGGAAAGGAATATTTTGCTTTTATCGAAGCAAATAAAAATAGTTAA
- a CDS encoding diguanylate cyclase domain protein (product inferred by homology to UniProt), producing MPKNRILVADDNKLNQDLLSAILGNDYDYLYANNGIEVISALEKNEAIDIILLDINMPQMDGFEVLQALNEKQYIKEIPVVVISTENDVAFVRRAYELGATDYISRPFNAIVIQHRVKNTLMIYSNQKKLVKLVENQIYEREKTNNAMINIFSNIIELRNHESGSHTLHVQTITNLLLHELVKITDKYPLSEADISLISSLSALHDIGKIKIPESILNKPCQLTDEEWKIMKMHTIEGYEILQHANIDQNNNFMKTAKAICRWHHEKYDGNGYPDGLKEENIPICAQVVSMADVYDAFTSERCYKRSYTHDEAIKMIINGECGAFNPLLIQCLKNISNRLKESLNIGLEKYDYHDESLQIVDEVLTTNNLQFSYNTHYLLFFEQEKRKFFEENSTSGISFEFDMLLHKVQVINNYAPSDYRKQIIYTLKNELKLLSNEDWEKLVKRVRSTTREKNTFTEEVLLKINDSYRWHKLIVETLWPENGSYAQVIGKFIDIHNDVLNVGLEKINNSNDVRSLILNLKTTFPFVRIVDAKKCYVLSISKNGRIIDTKKHCYEIWGKNSPCEYCSSKNALKKKQWVSKLEVKEGKIFAVLSRYLSLNNKDYVLEIAFPVDEEETKPENRTRLMSSLLFINFYRDSLTKAYTRTYLEDFKDNLEKADAIALLDVDDFKNINDTYGHQVGDIALKEISSVIMNTIGSNNVLIRYGGDEFLAIFQEIEEEDFYNKFIKIKNAVNAISLKDYPDIKLNISIGGAYKSCSLDNAITKADREMYKEKTKI from the coding sequence ATGCCAAAAAATCGTATATTAGTTGCTGATGATAATAAATTAAATCAAGACTTGCTGAGTGCCATTCTCGGAAATGACTATGACTATTTATATGCAAACAATGGAATAGAAGTAATTTCAGCTCTTGAAAAAAACGAAGCTATCGATATTATTTTACTTGATATTAACATGCCACAAATGGATGGATTTGAAGTTCTTCAAGCATTAAATGAAAAACAATATATCAAAGAAATCCCCGTTGTTGTCATATCGACTGAAAATGATGTTGCTTTCGTAAGAAGAGCATATGAATTAGGTGCAACCGATTATATCAGTCGTCCATTCAATGCTATAGTTATCCAACATCGAGTAAAAAACACATTGATGATTTATTCCAACCAAAAAAAATTGGTTAAATTAGTAGAAAATCAAATCTACGAACGTGAAAAAACAAATAACGCCATGATCAATATTTTTAGCAATATCATTGAACTTAGAAATCATGAATCTGGTAGCCATACATTGCATGTTCAAACAATCACAAATTTATTGCTTCACGAACTTGTTAAAATAACTGATAAATATCCGCTTTCTGAAGCTGATATTTCTTTAATTTCTTCTTTATCCGCTCTTCACGATATTGGAAAAATTAAAATTCCAGAATCAATTTTAAATAAACCTTGCCAATTGACTGATGAAGAATGGAAAATTATGAAAATGCATACAATTGAAGGCTACGAAATTCTTCAACATGCAAATATTGATCAAAACAATAATTTCATGAAGACAGCAAAAGCAATATGCCGTTGGCATCATGAAAAATACGATGGAAATGGTTATCCAGATGGATTAAAAGAAGAAAACATTCCAATTTGTGCTCAAGTTGTATCAATGGCTGATGTTTACGACGCTTTTACAAGTGAACGCTGCTACAAAAGATCATATACTCACGATGAAGCTATAAAAATGATTATTAATGGAGAATGTGGAGCATTTAATCCTTTACTTATTCAATGTCTAAAAAATATTTCAAATAGGCTCAAAGAATCTTTGAATATCGGATTAGAAAAATACGATTATCACGACGAATCACTACAAATTGTCGATGAAGTTTTAACTACAAATAATCTCCAATTCTCTTATAATACACACTATCTTTTATTCTTTGAACAAGAAAAAAGAAAATTTTTTGAAGAAAATTCTACAAGTGGCATATCTTTTGAATTCGATATGCTCTTGCATAAAGTACAAGTTATAAACAATTACGCTCCATCTGATTATAGAAAACAAATAATTTATACATTAAAAAACGAATTGAAATTACTATCCAATGAAGATTGGGAAAAATTAGTAAAAAGAGTTCGAAGTACAACCAGAGAAAAAAATACATTTACAGAAGAAGTTTTGCTTAAAATAAACGATAGTTATCGCTGGCATAAATTAATTGTTGAAACATTATGGCCAGAAAATGGATCATATGCTCAAGTCATAGGAAAATTTATAGATATACACAATGATGTGTTAAATGTCGGTCTAGAAAAAATAAATAATTCCAACGATGTTCGATCATTGATTTTAAATTTAAAAACAACATTTCCATTTGTTCGTATAGTTGATGCTAAAAAATGTTATGTTTTATCGATATCAAAAAATGGAAGAATAATCGATACAAAAAAACATTGTTATGAAATATGGGGAAAAAATAGCCCTTGTGAATATTGTTCTTCAAAAAATGCTCTAAAGAAAAAACAATGGGTTAGTAAGCTTGAAGTAAAAGAAGGGAAAATATTTGCAGTTTTATCACGTTATTTATCCTTGAACAATAAAGACTATGTTTTAGAAATTGCCTTCCCAGTAGATGAAGAAGAAACTAAACCAGAAAATAGAACACGCCTAATGTCTAGTTTATTATTCATAAATTTTTATAGGGATTCTTTAACAAAAGCCTATACCAGAACATACTTAGAAGATTTTAAAGATAATTTAGAAAAAGCTGATGCCATCGCACTATTAGATGTTGATGATTTCAAAAACATAAACGACACCTATGGACATCAAGTTGGCGATATTGCATTAAAAGAAATATCTTCAGTCATAATGAATACCATAGGCAGCAATAATGTTTTAATACGATACGGAGGGGATGAATTTTTAGCAATTTTCCAAGAAATTGAAGAAGAAGACTTCTATAATAAATTCATAAAAATTAAAAATGCCGTTAATGCGATCTCACTAAAAGATTATCCCGATATTAAATTAAATATCAGCATTGGAGGAGCATATAAATCATGTTCTTTAGATAATGCAATTACCAAAGCTGACCGAGAAATGTATAAAGAAAAAACTAAAATATAA
- a CDS encoding dehydrogenases with different specificities (Related to short-chain alcohol dehydrogenases) (product inferred by homology to UniProt) yields MMKKLVIVTGSSNGIGRAIAEEFLKNDFSVVGIDRLDSTIENVNYHHYKKDIFYDELPDIPNCEILINNAGTQNENDIDINLKGTIKVTEKYAFQDNIKSVLFVSSASGNTGAEFPEYAASKGGVIAYMKNVALRIAKYHATSNSISPGGVITDLNDHILKNENLYEAVLNETLLHRWSDVEEMAKWAFFLTVINKSMTAQDILIDNGEAAKSNFIW; encoded by the coding sequence ATGATGAAAAAATTGGTTATTGTTACCGGATCTAGTAATGGAATAGGTAGAGCTATCGCTGAAGAATTTTTGAAAAATGATTTTTCTGTTGTTGGTATAGATCGCTTGGATTCTACTATTGAAAATGTTAATTATCATCATTATAAAAAAGATATTTTTTATGATGAACTTCCAGATATTCCAAATTGTGAAATTCTTATTAATAATGCGGGAACTCAAAATGAAAATGATATTGATATCAATTTGAAAGGTACTATTAAAGTTACTGAAAAATATGCTTTTCAAGATAATATCAAATCTGTTCTTTTTGTATCCAGCGCTTCGGGTAATACTGGAGCAGAATTTCCAGAATATGCAGCTTCTAAAGGGGGAGTAATCGCTTACATGAAGAATGTTGCTTTAAGAATTGCTAAATATCATGCTACATCTAATTCTATTTCACCTGGGGGAGTAATAACGGATTTAAATGATCATATTTTAAAGAATGAAAATTTATATGAAGCTGTTTTGAATGAGACTTTATTACATCGATGGAGCGATGTAGAAGAAATGGCTAAATGGGCGTTTTTTTTGACAGTTATCAATAAATCGATGACTGCACAAGATATTTTAATCGATAATGGTGAAGCTGCTAAAAGTAATTTTATCTGGTAA
- a CDS encoding unknown (no significant homology to UniProt) produces the protein MKRNYLITILSLGLLLTSCAGSVTSSSSSSSSTSNNTISSNTSSSSSSSLSSSSSSSSTTSSISSSSSSSSSFDEQGLKNFVFNSLSTMKLGNFSMTYELDGKDYTDVVTKDYYYTAYLNRGAVLLNTYNFHQKYAYNFEISNNKVEIRGQAYSEDYSSQELTSLDSANKFLNFDENENIDFVRVGDTIYTTDENIIGMFSSQLDFTGIKRVGFYKIEHYMVVVLQGYDSVKDEYYTPSTGAVIFIDNIGTSKLDVVEDYLKQYVSTTDTLENKADNLFGNVSFVSAVYDNMYLEESNYIERQGFSNLDIYNDYVRITDINEDNVSTSLTYQKLADGNTLNLIGVNGKNEVETTKTSTTYEDFGFVGQDKFNLNQFMKLTADDEYYTYLGTDASSLAYAITQHLRFLQWPVEEIKVKVENDKVTQMIFSTGLMQDTLSGNYFYRYVDTRVLDTPNVIEGAVKKTPSVHDEEIKGYLSYLNQDNSVFTSIEKDSAWDGSRFTKVTKGADFLLKGTYIVNSEDGSSNNMESLGSGYYLKDGKLYSFTFDEENNITLNKIPVNKSLKDVTNFSVSSEVLNLKDNVISTTGDIVNIGQYLGNIYNPLTVDARTLNMTVENEKISSMSFAYFGGTEEITFDYSAVTLNETMRANLDKAISEIDTDKKMTWEDDMRPEVYENLLVQYGKEIADKVPYLFDQDFIDSGNTFDGFYDYWDDEENPYFVIIMNTDMDLSYISKYKAHLLSEGYVTTDNKTFIKESDNLKLYVDEDNESNEFIHLYVLA, from the coding sequence ATGAAAAGAAATTATTTAATAACAATATTGTCCTTAGGTTTATTACTTACAAGTTGTGCGGGGAGTGTAACAAGTAGTTCTTCATCATCTTCTTCAACAAGCAATAATACTATAAGTTCAAATACAAGTTCTTCGTCTTCTTCATCATTATCTTCTTCCTCTTCTTCTAGTTCAACCACTTCTTCTATCAGTTCATCTTCTAGTTCTTCATCAAGTTTTGATGAACAAGGATTAAAAAATTTTGTTTTTAATTCTTTATCAACCATGAAATTAGGTAATTTCTCTATGACTTACGAACTAGATGGAAAAGATTATACGGATGTAGTAACAAAAGACTATTACTATACCGCTTATTTGAATCGCGGTGCTGTTTTATTGAACACTTATAATTTTCATCAAAAATATGCTTATAATTTTGAAATCAGCAATAACAAAGTTGAAATTAGGGGACAAGCTTATAGTGAAGATTATTCTTCTCAAGAATTAACTTCGCTTGATAGTGCCAATAAGTTTTTGAATTTTGATGAAAATGAAAATATTGATTTTGTTAGAGTTGGAGATACCATTTACACAACTGATGAAAATATAATTGGAATGTTTTCTAGTCAATTGGATTTCACTGGAATTAAAAGAGTGGGATTCTATAAGATAGAACATTATATGGTTGTTGTTTTACAAGGCTATGATAGTGTTAAGGATGAATATTATACTCCTAGTACTGGTGCTGTAATTTTTATCGATAATATTGGGACTTCAAAATTAGATGTTGTTGAGGATTATTTAAAACAATATGTCTCTACTACTGATACTTTAGAAAATAAAGCTGATAATCTTTTTGGAAATGTTTCTTTTGTTTCGGCAGTTTACGACAATATGTATTTGGAAGAATCTAATTATATTGAAAGACAAGGCTTTTCTAATTTAGATATTTATAATGATTATGTTCGCATAACTGATATAAATGAAGATAATGTTTCCACTTCATTAACCTATCAAAAATTAGCTGATGGCAATACATTAAATCTCATAGGTGTCAATGGAAAAAATGAAGTTGAAACCACAAAAACTAGCACAACCTATGAGGATTTTGGCTTTGTTGGACAAGATAAATTTAATTTAAATCAATTTATGAAATTGACTGCAGATGATGAATACTATACTTATTTAGGTACAGATGCATCTTCTTTGGCTTATGCTATAACTCAACATTTAAGATTTTTGCAATGGCCTGTAGAAGAGATTAAAGTTAAAGTTGAAAATGATAAAGTTACGCAAATGATTTTTTCTACTGGATTGATGCAGGATACTTTAAGTGGTAATTATTTTTATCGTTATGTTGATACTCGTGTTTTAGATACACCCAATGTTATTGAAGGTGCAGTAAAGAAAACTCCTTCTGTTCATGATGAAGAAATTAAAGGTTATCTTTCTTATTTGAACCAAGATAATTCTGTTTTCACCAGTATTGAAAAAGATTCCGCTTGGGATGGAAGCCGTTTTACTAAAGTTACAAAAGGAGCAGATTTCCTTTTGAAAGGAACTTATATTGTTAATAGTGAAGATGGTTCAAGCAACAATATGGAATCTTTAGGATCGGGTTATTATTTAAAAGATGGTAAATTATATAGCTTTACTTTCGATGAAGAAAATAATATTACTTTAAATAAAATACCTGTAAATAAATCTTTAAAAGATGTAACAAATTTTTCTGTCTCCAGCGAAGTATTAAATTTGAAGGATAATGTTATTTCTACAACAGGTGATATTGTTAATATTGGACAATATCTTGGTAATATTTATAATCCTTTGACAGTTGATGCTCGTACTTTAAATATGACCGTTGAAAATGAAAAAATTTCTTCAATGAGTTTTGCCTATTTTGGCGGAACAGAAGAGATAACTTTTGATTATAGTGCTGTAACTTTAAATGAAACTATGCGCGCTAATCTTGATAAAGCTATTTCTGAAATTGATACTGATAAAAAGATGACTTGGGAAGATGATATGAGACCAGAAGTTTATGAAAATTTATTAGTTCAATATGGAAAAGAAATTGCTGATAAAGTTCCTTATTTATTTGATCAAGATTTTATTGATTCTGGCAATACTTTTGATGGCTTTTATGATTATTGGGATGATGAAGAAAATCCTTATTTTGTCATTATTATGAATACTGATATGGATTTATCCTATATTTCTAAATATAAAGCTCATCTTTTATCAGAAGGTTATGTTACAACTGATAATAAGACTTTCATTAAAGAAAGTGATAATTTAAAACTTTATGTTGATGAAGACAATGAAAGCAATGAATTTATTCATCTTTATGTTTTAGCTTAA